One window of the Triticum dicoccoides isolate Atlit2015 ecotype Zavitan chromosome 3B, WEW_v2.0, whole genome shotgun sequence genome contains the following:
- the LOC119278600 gene encoding glucan endo-1,3-beta-glucosidase GI-like, giving the protein MTIGVCYGVVANNLPPANDVVQLYKSKGLTGMRIYFADAKALSALRGSGIALILDVGGNDVLASLAANASNAANWVRDNVRPYYPAVNIKYIAAGNEVLGGDTRNIVPAMRNLISALAGAGLGAIKVSTSIRFDAVTNSFPPSNGVFAQAYMTDVARLLASTGAPLLTNVYPYFAYKDNPRDIQLNYATFRPGTTVRDQNNGLTYTCLFDAMVDAVVAALERAGAPGVRVVVSESGWPSASGFAATADNARAYNQGLIDHVGGGTPKRPGLLETYIFAMFNENFKTGELIEKHFGLFNPDKSPAYPIRFQ; this is encoded by the coding sequence ATGACGATCGGCGTCTGCTACGGCGTGGTGGCCAACAACCTCCCGCCGGCGAACGACGTGGTGCAGCTCTACAAGTCCAAGGGCCTCACCGGCATGCGCATCTACTTCGCCGACGCCAAGGCCCTCTCCGCGCTCCGCGGCTCCGGCATCGCCCTCATCCTTGACGTCGGCGGCAACGACGTGCTCGCCAGCCTCGCCGCCAACGCCTCCAACGCGGCGAACTGGGTCCGGGACAACGTGCGGCCCTACTACCCGGCCGTGAACATCAAGTACATCGCCGCCGGCAACGAGGTCCTGGGCGGCGACACGCGGAACATCGTCCCGGCCATGCGGAACCTCATCTCGGCCCTTGCCGGCGCCGGCCTAGGCGCCATCAAGGTGTCCACCTCGATCCGGTTCGACGCGGTGACCAACAGCTTCCCACCATCCAATGGCGTGTTTGCGCAGGCCTACATGACGGACGTGGCCCGGCTGCTGGCCAGCACCGGCGCGCCGCTGCTCACCAACGTGTACCCCTACTTCGCCTACAAGGACAACCCGCGGGACATCCAGCTGAACTACGCGACGTTCCGGCCGGGCACCACGGTGCGTGACCAGAACAACGGGCTGACCTACACGTGCCTGTTTGACGCCATGGTGGACGCCGTGGTGGCGGCGCTGGAGCGGGCCGGGGCGCCCGGGGTGAGGGTGGTGGTGTCGGAGAGCGGGTGGCCGTCGGCGAGCGGGTTCGCGGCGACGGCGGACAACGCGAGGGCGTACAACCAAGGGCTGATCGACCACGTCGGCGGGGGCACGCCAAAGAGGCCCGGCTTGCTGGAGACGTACATCTTCGCCATGTTCAACGAGAACTTCAAGACCGGGGAGCTCATCGAGAAGCACTTCGGGCTGTTCAACCCGGACAAGTCGCCGGCGTACCCCATCCGGTTCCAGTAG